The Sphingomonas sp. LY54 genome includes a region encoding these proteins:
- a CDS encoding sulfotransferase, with protein sequence MGYSIAYVMSLPHSGSTLAGALLGAHSQAFLLGEPWKLRQYARRERERTHKTALGNACTCGAPDIWTCTFWPRVDAAVRSVSDLGLADLDPAAPDPERFHRDNKLLFDAVAKATGASLLVDSSKRIQRCERLVASGIAPVTVLHLMRDPRGQVLSNMKRSGRGPYRHALRNQLDTWKMGALGRRVGASYVSYERIATDPVGWLTELMPRLGLEYEPSQLEWARLERHNLSGNQSRMTRDSAIRVDRSWEAGLSWPQRVYVDMAAGLVSRMTASLYSAR encoded by the coding sequence ATGGGCTATTCGATCGCCTACGTGATGAGCCTTCCGCATAGCGGCTCCACTCTCGCGGGCGCGCTCCTCGGCGCGCATTCTCAGGCTTTCCTGCTCGGCGAGCCTTGGAAGCTTCGCCAATATGCCCGTCGTGAGAGAGAAAGGACCCACAAGACCGCGCTCGGCAATGCGTGCACCTGCGGTGCGCCGGACATCTGGACTTGTACGTTCTGGCCCCGGGTCGATGCAGCGGTGAGATCGGTCTCCGACCTCGGTCTTGCAGACCTCGATCCCGCGGCGCCGGATCCGGAACGCTTTCACCGCGACAACAAGCTGCTCTTCGATGCGGTCGCGAAAGCGACCGGAGCATCGCTCCTCGTGGACTCGAGCAAGCGGATCCAGCGGTGCGAGCGCCTCGTCGCCAGCGGCATCGCGCCGGTCACCGTCCTTCACCTGATGCGTGATCCGCGAGGGCAGGTCCTTTCGAACATGAAAAGGTCGGGCAGGGGTCCCTACCGGCACGCTTTGCGCAACCAGCTCGATACATGGAAGATGGGGGCGCTTGGGCGGCGGGTCGGGGCCTCTTATGTGAGCTACGAGCGCATTGCGACTGATCCGGTCGGCTGGCTGACCGAGCTCATGCCCAGGCTCGGGCTGGAATATGAGCCGTCCCAGCTGGAATGGGCGCGGCTTGAGCGGCACAATCTCAGCGGAAACCAGAGCCGGATGACGAGGGACAGCGCGATAAGGGTAGACCGCAGTTGGGAGGCTGGACTGTCCTGGCCCCAGAGGGTCTATGTGGACATGGCTGCGGGCCTGGTGTCGCGCATGACCGCAAGCCTTTATTCGGCGCGCTGA
- a CDS encoding sulfotransferase — MEPIFIIGCQRSGTTMLGSLLGAARGVIAIPEAQFVADLAPSDPQGREKLADILARIERHYRFRIWNHDLGSERPAGEGTHADAVRWLVAHYAGAQGRTGITHWIDHQPGHVREMERLAAHFPGLRAVHVVRDGRAVAASILPLDWGPNQIHSAANFWAQRVAMGLALRHYLGEGRWHQVRYEDLVTDPHRELSRICDFLGLQYDPAMADGQGFAVPRFTRGQHALVGQRPDPTRLDGWRKVLMPRQVEIFEALVGPLLTYLGYRRDYDRARLPSIPEKLRLTAADQWLALANRRTFRKRVAEHGAYATEVPR; from the coding sequence TTGGAGCCCATCTTCATCATAGGGTGCCAGAGAAGCGGAACGACGATGCTGGGCTCGCTCCTCGGCGCCGCGCGAGGCGTGATCGCCATACCCGAAGCCCAGTTCGTGGCAGACCTCGCACCTTCCGACCCTCAAGGCCGCGAGAAGCTGGCCGACATATTGGCCCGCATCGAACGCCATTATCGTTTCAGGATATGGAACCACGACCTCGGAAGCGAGCGGCCGGCGGGCGAGGGTACCCACGCCGATGCGGTGCGTTGGCTGGTCGCCCATTATGCAGGCGCCCAGGGGCGAACAGGGATCACCCACTGGATCGACCACCAGCCGGGTCATGTCCGCGAGATGGAGCGGCTCGCGGCGCATTTCCCAGGGCTGCGCGCCGTCCATGTGGTCCGGGACGGGCGAGCCGTCGCGGCCTCCATCCTCCCGCTCGACTGGGGGCCCAACCAGATACATTCGGCTGCCAATTTCTGGGCGCAGCGTGTCGCGATGGGGCTGGCGCTGCGCCATTATCTGGGCGAGGGACGCTGGCATCAAGTCCGCTACGAAGATCTCGTGACCGACCCGCACCGCGAGCTCTCGCGCATCTGCGACTTCCTCGGACTGCAATATGACCCTGCGATGGCGGACGGCCAAGGCTTTGCAGTTCCCCGGTTCACGCGCGGGCAGCACGCATTGGTGGGACAGAGGCCCGACCCGACGAGGCTGGACGGCTGGCGAAAGGTCCTCATGCCGCGGCAGGTGGAAATTTTCGAGGCGCTGGTCGGTCCCTTGCTCACCTATCTTGGCTATCGACGCGATTATGATCGCGCGCGCCTGCCTTCAATCCCGGAAAAGTTAAGGTTGACCGCCGCCGACCAGTGGCTCGCGCTTGCGAACCGACGCACTTTCCGGAAGCGAGTGGCGGAGCATGGCGCGTATGCGACGGAAGTCCCGCGATGA
- a CDS encoding sulfotransferase: MLLIGAPKSGTTWLSRCLGEHPDLFMPREEIHYYSRHHHKGEAWYARHFRGCAPGQRLAENSNSYLTDPRALERIAPDQPEARILCILRNPVDRAYSSYGMQVDRGRASSDIDLYLDPGRSPRPHILTNGLYARQLAAWYVAYPRSRILVVRHDDIAERPTLLYKRVLDFLSLDCNFMPTGLGVRENARKAEGVPGPVKRMLWWARPALETAPLRAFRSGPVGKWVTKSLSRPKYYPPLTPELRRRLEAFYRPEIEALSELVQEDFTCWLAGEENSTGRPGDAKPLARPDLEIRPPQRAE, from the coding sequence ATGCTGCTGATCGGGGCACCTAAATCGGGCACCACATGGTTGTCCCGATGCCTAGGCGAACATCCCGACCTCTTCATGCCCCGTGAGGAAATCCATTATTATTCGCGCCATCATCACAAGGGCGAGGCCTGGTACGCGCGCCACTTCCGGGGGTGCGCGCCCGGACAGCGGCTCGCCGAGAATTCGAACAGCTATCTCACCGATCCCCGCGCACTCGAGCGCATCGCGCCCGATCAGCCGGAGGCCAGGATCCTATGCATCCTGCGCAACCCGGTCGACAGGGCCTATTCTTCTTATGGGATGCAGGTGGATCGCGGCCGGGCAAGTTCGGACATCGACCTCTATCTGGATCCCGGTCGCTCTCCTCGCCCGCACATCCTCACCAACGGCCTATATGCGCGCCAGCTCGCGGCCTGGTACGTCGCCTATCCCCGTTCCCGGATCCTGGTCGTGCGCCATGACGACATCGCCGAGCGCCCGACGCTCCTGTACAAGCGCGTGCTCGACTTCCTCTCGCTGGACTGCAACTTCATGCCGACGGGGCTGGGCGTTCGCGAGAATGCCAGGAAGGCAGAGGGAGTGCCGGGTCCGGTCAAGCGGATGCTTTGGTGGGCCCGGCCCGCGCTCGAAACCGCGCCCCTACGTGCGTTCCGCTCGGGACCCGTTGGAAAATGGGTGACGAAAAGCCTCTCAAGGCCCAAATATTATCCGCCGCTCACCCCTGAGCTCCGCCGACGGCTGGAAGCTTTCTACAGACCCGAGATCGAGGCGCTGTCCGAACTTGTGCAGGAGGATTTCACTTGCTGGCTCGCCGGCGAGGAGAATTCGACAGGACGACCGGGCGACGCCAAGCCGCTTGCCCGCCCTGACCTGGAGATCAGGCCTCCTCAGCGCGCCGAATAA